One window of the Solanum stenotomum isolate F172 chromosome 11, ASM1918654v1, whole genome shotgun sequence genome contains the following:
- the LOC125845664 gene encoding uncharacterized protein LOC125845664, whose protein sequence is MVFKDVKEFRQTITKYAVRRRVHVETWVNEPKKIKVRCKDGCPWLLYGCLDKTTNNFMIKTYNPKHTCNKTTRNYLCNAKFLSEAFRERIIEQPNIRVFKLQEMIWKKIKLYVDKTTMRRARAKVLKDIMGDHVVEFGRILDYKDELLRTNPGTSCVVKVGEPDAEVVVAKDGSNQMMPLAWAIIEKENKNTWTMFFKCIRDDLGHGDGEGLTLITDMQKQL, encoded by the exons ATGGTGTTTAAAGATGTGAAAGAATTTAGACAAACAATAACTAAATATGCAGTTAGAAGGAGGGTTCATGTGGAgacgtgggtgaatgaaccaaaaaaaattaaagttagatgcaAAGATGGTTGTCCATGGCTTTTGTATGGATGTCTTGACAAGACAACAAATAATTTCATGATAAAAACTTACAATCCAAAGCATACTTGCAATAAGACAACTAGAaattacttgtgcaatgcaaagTTTTTATCTGAAGCCTTCAGAGAAAGAATAATTGAGCAACCAAACATAAGAGTCTTCAAGTTGCAGGAGatgatttggaaaaaaattaaactttatgTTGACAAGACTACTATGAGAAGAGCAAGAGCTAAAGTGTTGAAAGATATAATGGGTGATCATGTTGTGGAATTTGGAAGAATACTTGACTACAAGGATGAATTGTTAAGGACCAATCCAGGGACCAGTTGTGTTGTAAAAGTTGGTGAACCTGATGCCGAAG TTGTTGTGGCCAAGGATGGTAGCAATCAGATGATGCCACTTGCTTGGGCAATAATTGAAAAGGAGAACAAAAACACTTGGACCATGTTTTTCAAGTGCATAAGGGATGATCTGGGACATGGAGATGGTGAAGGTCTCACCTTGATTACAGATATGCAAAAG CAATTATAG